The Flavobacterium praedii genome window below encodes:
- a CDS encoding YaiO family outer membrane beta-barrel protein produces the protein MINRHHIKIFFILFLVLGMAKNNLVWSQKIDVDSLLNVALNEVNKDKNYESALKNTHLGMKLAPDYLDFHLLTGRIYQLTNAKDSARYYYNYVIDKKPVYEDAFTYLINMEIEEKNYDVAQIIVDKAIVFHPENKDFRYKKLTIYELQDDKEKRELYLNEMQAKYPNDSYFKLHYFIGDSRFKSDRIGVNYNYTFFDRSGYGPWHLASLQYIKQRNWGSAIARINYSNRNANGQSEIDGIQYEAETYFFTSKSSYSYISAGYSSDPIFPKVRLGYSFFHDFKKGWEGDLGIRYINTEATNFTTAVFGIGKYLGSYWLNLRSYFQFDNSSVYPAFTFTSRYYFNTRFDYLTLIAGYGTSPDERTTIGQIQNRLSLDSFRLGGGYYRLINDHYVTGIQVLLNNQEYAPGVKQIETEIALLLQYQF, from the coding sequence ATGATAAATAGACACCACATAAAAATATTCTTTATTCTTTTCCTAGTTTTAGGAATGGCAAAAAATAATTTGGTTTGGTCTCAAAAAATAGATGTAGACAGTCTCTTGAATGTTGCCCTAAACGAAGTAAACAAGGACAAAAACTACGAATCAGCATTGAAAAACACCCATTTGGGAATGAAATTAGCTCCTGATTATTTGGATTTTCATTTGTTGACCGGCCGAATATATCAATTAACAAATGCCAAAGACAGTGCTCGATATTATTACAATTATGTTATCGACAAAAAACCGGTGTATGAAGATGCTTTTACATATTTAATCAATATGGAAATCGAAGAAAAGAACTATGATGTCGCCCAAATAATTGTTGATAAAGCCATTGTTTTTCATCCTGAAAATAAAGATTTTCGATACAAAAAACTTACAATTTATGAATTGCAAGACGACAAAGAAAAGAGAGAACTATATTTAAACGAAATGCAAGCAAAGTATCCCAATGATTCCTATTTCAAATTGCATTATTTTATAGGAGACAGCCGATTCAAGTCGGATCGCATTGGAGTAAACTATAACTATACTTTTTTTGATAGGTCAGGATATGGTCCTTGGCATTTGGCAAGTTTGCAATACATCAAACAACGAAATTGGGGCTCAGCCATTGCTAGAATCAATTATTCCAATCGCAATGCAAATGGTCAAAGTGAAATTGACGGTATTCAATATGAAGCCGAAACGTACTTTTTTACAAGCAAAAGTAGCTACTCCTACATCAGCGCAGGCTATAGTAGTGACCCAATATTCCCAAAAGTAAGACTCGGTTATTCTTTCTTTCATGATTTTAAAAAAGGATGGGAAGGCGATTTAGGAATTCGATATATTAATACCGAAGCGACGAATTTTACCACTGCAGTTTTCGGAATTGGTAAATATTTAGGCTCCTATTGGCTCAATTTAAGGTCTTATTTTCAATTTGATAACAGTTCGGTTTATCCTGCATTTACATTCACAAGCAGGTATTATTTCAACACCCGATTTGATTACCTAACCCTAATTGCAGGATACGGAACTTCGCCAGACGAAAGAACCACCATCGGACAAATACAAAATAGACTTTCGCTCGATTCCTTTCGACTTGGAGGCGGTTATTATCGATTGATAAATGACCATTATGTAACAGGAATACAAGTGTTACTTAACAACCAAGAATATGCCCCTGGGGTAAAACAAATAGAAACCGAAATTGCATTGCTGCTTCAATATCAATTTTAA
- a CDS encoding glycosyltransferase family 2 protein has product MVYILWYCILAILSYYAIKTYLNNKYFIPNNVVLKSNYLPGVSVVAPAYNEGPNVVYNVKSLLSLSYPKYQVVLVNDGSTDDTLQQLIDEFELVKVDFYYQEKIKTQPVRGHYKSKNPLYSKLLVVDKENGKSKADASNAGINSTKYPLFLCTDVDCILKNDTIIKLAKPFIEAKKRVIATGAGIRISNSCEVKEGFLVKIHFPKGWYPRFQELEYVRAFLFGRMAWSQINGLLLVSGGLGMFDKEIAVAAGGYWHKSLGEDMELITRMRKYMYDNKLPFAIKYIPESLCWTEVPATREVLIRQRVRWARGLIQTLYMHKNIFFNPKYEKTGFLIFPYFFFFEFLIPILEVTGVIVLILGLFILDVNYINFLYLSLVVYLFYLIVTFISILLDDIIYKNYANTKEIIILIVMAIIEPFCYHPVNVYASLKGYYHFFRQKEQSWGNMQRQGFSTKKN; this is encoded by the coding sequence ATGGTTTATATTCTTTGGTATTGCATATTGGCAATATTGTCCTACTATGCCATAAAAACGTATTTAAACAACAAGTATTTTATCCCAAATAATGTTGTTTTAAAATCCAACTACTTGCCAGGTGTTTCTGTTGTTGCTCCCGCTTATAATGAAGGTCCCAATGTGGTTTATAATGTAAAATCATTACTCTCTCTGTCTTACCCAAAATACCAAGTTGTTTTAGTCAATGATGGGAGTACTGATGATACGCTACAACAATTAATCGATGAATTTGAATTGGTGAAAGTTGATTTTTATTATCAGGAAAAAATTAAAACCCAACCGGTTAGAGGTCATTATAAATCCAAAAACCCACTCTATTCAAAATTGCTAGTGGTTGATAAAGAGAATGGAAAAAGCAAGGCAGATGCCTCAAATGCGGGAATAAATTCAACAAAATACCCTTTGTTTTTATGTACTGATGTGGATTGTATTTTGAAAAATGATACTATTATAAAATTGGCTAAACCATTTATTGAAGCTAAAAAAAGAGTCATAGCCACTGGAGCAGGAATCCGAATATCAAATTCCTGTGAAGTGAAAGAAGGCTTTTTAGTCAAAATCCATTTTCCAAAAGGATGGTATCCTAGATTTCAAGAACTCGAATATGTTCGCGCTTTCCTTTTTGGCCGAATGGCATGGAGTCAAATTAATGGTTTGTTATTGGTTTCTGGAGGATTGGGTATGTTTGACAAGGAAATTGCTGTAGCTGCAGGTGGCTATTGGCACAAATCATTAGGTGAGGATATGGAGCTAATTACGCGCATGAGAAAATACATGTATGACAATAAATTACCTTTTGCTATAAAATACATTCCAGAATCTTTATGTTGGACAGAAGTTCCAGCTACAAGAGAAGTTTTGATCAGACAACGGGTACGCTGGGCTCGTGGATTGATTCAAACGTTGTATATGCATAAAAATATTTTCTTTAATCCTAAATATGAAAAAACAGGGTTTTTGATATTTCCTTATTTCTTTTTCTTTGAGTTTTTAATTCCAATTCTTGAGGTAACAGGTGTAATAGTTTTGATTCTGGGGCTTTTTATTTTGGATGTAAATTATATCAATTTTCTTTATTTGTCGTTAGTCGTTTATTTATTTTATCTTATCGTAACATTTATCTCGATATTGTTAGATGATATTATTTATAAAAATTATGCCAATACCAAGGAAATTATTATTCTCATAGTAATGGCAATTATAGAACCATTTTGTTATCATCCTGTAAATGTATATGCTTCGCTAAAAGGGTATTATCATTTTTTTAGACAAAAGGAGCAATCCTGGGGAAACATGCAAAGACAAGGTTTCAGTACTAAGAAAAATTAA
- a CDS encoding HEAT repeat domain-containing protein, giving the protein MDVLIYYFILIILPVLICGFFLLIIILIGNRYRFDLFRPKFEATKIEIDSFLTNLIFSPFEETFFKLEIEQFKKRIPFQKKWCKKLLLNEIIFLNLNLKGEITNTFHFLYEEFELFDYTKRLLKSNYFYLKCLGMYQLEALVYKKGISYLTPLLNHKNKSVKSKAFLTLISLKPNKLEDLIDFSHQITIAEEINILDILHHKKTKIPANLHRWINSENVSIVKLGIKLMVFYNYTNENETIVKLVEHPSKSVRYVAISAVRFLFIFEAEQVLIEQFQKEDTKNKLEIFNTLSEIGGNDSESFIAQLLLKKTDETIKLDAVYSLYKINPHFFENHFLDNKEIQKMAKHVKIPNI; this is encoded by the coding sequence ATGGATGTATTAATTTATTATTTTATACTCATCATTTTACCTGTTTTAATTTGCGGGTTTTTTCTATTAATCATCATTTTAATCGGTAATAGATATAGATTCGATTTATTTAGACCAAAATTTGAAGCTACAAAAATCGAAATTGACAGTTTTCTTACCAATTTAATTTTTTCTCCCTTTGAGGAAACTTTTTTTAAATTAGAAATTGAACAATTCAAAAAAAGAATTCCTTTCCAGAAAAAATGGTGCAAAAAACTGTTACTTAATGAAATTATTTTTTTGAATTTGAATCTAAAAGGGGAAATAACGAATACATTTCATTTCTTATACGAAGAATTTGAATTGTTTGATTATACCAAACGACTTCTAAAAAGTAATTACTTTTATTTAAAGTGTTTAGGAATGTACCAACTCGAAGCACTGGTTTATAAAAAAGGAATCTCTTATTTAACTCCGTTGTTAAATCACAAAAACAAAAGTGTAAAATCCAAAGCATTTTTAACTTTAATTTCTTTAAAACCGAATAAATTAGAAGATTTAATTGATTTTTCTCATCAAATTACCATTGCCGAAGAAATCAATATTTTAGATATTCTACATCATAAAAAAACAAAAATACCTGCAAATTTGCACCGATGGATTAATTCAGAGAATGTATCTATTGTTAAATTAGGAATAAAATTAATGGTGTTTTATAATTATACTAATGAGAATGAAACGATTGTAAAATTAGTAGAACATCCAAGTAAATCAGTGCGTTATGTTGCAATATCAGCCGTTAGATTTTTGTTTATTTTTGAAGCGGAACAAGTTTTGATAGAACAATTTCAAAAAGAAGACACGAAAAATAAGTTAGAAATTTTCAATACACTTTCTGAAATTGGAGGCAACGATTCCGAGAGTTTCATTGCCCAATTGTTGCTAAAAAAAACAGATGAAACTATAAAACTTGACGCCGTATATTCTCTCTATAAAATAAATCCCCATTTTTTCGAAAATCATTTTTTAGATAATAAAGAGATACAAAAAATGGCTAAACATGTAAAAATTCCAAACATATAA
- a CDS encoding TIGR02757 family protein codes for MTDSELKSFLDEKVVLYNNTDFIESDPVQIPHLFTQKEDIEIAGFLSATISWGNRKMIIKNAHKMMDLMSNAPYDFVMSHQETDLERLDTFVHRTFNGQDFRGFIKGLQHIYQNHGGLEPVFSQNIKRDDLQNSIHKFKQLFFEIQHLNRTQKHISDPLKGSAAKRINMYLRWMVRQDNKGVDLGIWKSISPALLSCPLDVHSGSVARKLGLLTRKQNDGKALAELDLNLRRLDPIDPVKYDFALFGLGVFEGF; via the coding sequence ATGACCGATTCTGAACTCAAATCATTTCTTGACGAGAAAGTTGTTTTGTACAACAATACCGATTTTATCGAGAGTGATCCCGTGCAAATTCCGCATTTATTTACTCAAAAGGAAGATATCGAAATTGCTGGTTTCCTAAGCGCCACTATTTCTTGGGGTAATCGAAAAATGATTATCAAAAATGCCCATAAAATGATGGATTTGATGAGCAACGCGCCTTATGATTTTGTAATGTCCCATCAAGAAACCGACTTAGAGCGATTGGATACTTTTGTACACAGAACCTTCAATGGTCAAGATTTTAGGGGTTTCATAAAAGGTTTGCAACATATTTATCAAAATCATGGCGGATTAGAACCTGTCTTTAGTCAAAATATAAAAAGGGACGATTTACAAAATAGTATCCATAAATTCAAACAGCTTTTTTTTGAAATTCAACATCTTAATAGAACCCAAAAGCATATTTCAGATCCTTTAAAGGGATCCGCAGCCAAGAGGATTAACATGTACCTGCGATGGATGGTTCGCCAAGATAATAAAGGTGTCGATTTAGGCATTTGGAAATCCATTTCGCCAGCTCTTCTCTCTTGTCCATTAGATGTCCATTCTGGAAGCGTAGCCCGAAAATTGGGATTGCTAACCCGGAAACAAAATGATGGCAAAGCTTTAGCCGAATTGGATTTAAATTTAAGAAGACTCGATCCAATTGATCCTGTTAAATATGATTTTGCTTTATTTGGATTAGGGGTTTTTGAGGGATTTTAG